A single genomic interval of Desulfobacterales bacterium harbors:
- a CDS encoding Lrp/AsnC family transcriptional regulator: MKLDENSIAIIRHLREGRKSFKKIADELSVTENTVRARVRKMEEDGLLEIAGLVDPETVPRHQVVFVGVKLDTMELVKKGAEFSKLKGVVSVGVVTGRFDLLLTVLFKEGFGLLEFYTQEMSKIKDVQSVETFVVYKGYNLKVPYIH, from the coding sequence ATGAAACTTGATGAGAACAGCATTGCGATTATCCGGCATCTTCGAGAAGGAAGAAAGTCCTTTAAGAAAATCGCGGATGAATTGTCCGTCACGGAAAATACGGTTCGGGCCCGGGTGAGAAAAATGGAGGAAGACGGCTTGTTGGAGATCGCGGGGCTAGTAGATCCGGAGACCGTACCGCGCCACCAGGTGGTCTTTGTGGGTGTCAAACTCGATACCATGGAACTGGTTAAGAAAGGGGCTGAATTCAGCAAACTCAAGGGGGTGGTTTCCGTTGGGGTCGTAACCGGCCGCTTTGATTTATTATTAACGGTTCTTTTTAAGGAAGGCTTTGGCCTTCTTGAGTTTTACACACAGGAGATGTCCAAGATTAAAGATGTGCAATCCGTGGAAACCTTCGTTGTGTACAAAGGCTATAATTTAAAGGTGCCCTACATCCATTGA
- the gcvPA gene encoding aminomethyl-transferring glycine dehydrogenase subunit GcvPA, whose amino-acid sequence MRYLPHTDEDIDAMLKAIGAKHLDDLFSLIPEDCKRLTPVDLPAPFSEWELNDHMNRLASMNATSSGYKIFAGAGSYHHFIPETVTTLIGRGEFSTAYTPYQPEISQGTLQAIYEYQTYVTRLLGMDVANASMYDGASALAEALLMAIRITKRQAVAISDAIHPLYRQVVQTYLAPAGYHIVRLPYQPDGRTDLSALTNLYALAAVAIQSPNFFGCIEDLTQIGVCIHTDPQTLFVTAFAEPLAYGLIKNPGDSGADIACGEGQSLGIPQCFGGPGLGMFATKTANIRNLPGRLVGKTTDRNGQRGFVLTLATREQHIRRERATSNICSNQGLCATASVMYMASLGGSGIRELAHLNYDKAAYLKNAFRKIGVGIAFDSPTFNEFVALFPSGFEATYNALLHKKIVAGIPLKRFYPELTNHYLFCVTETTSREDMDLLVREVQS is encoded by the coding sequence ATGCGATATTTACCCCATACCGATGAAGATATTGATGCGATGCTTAAAGCCATCGGCGCAAAGCACCTGGATGATCTATTTTCCTTGATTCCCGAAGACTGCAAACGACTCACCCCCGTAGATCTGCCGGCGCCTTTTTCCGAATGGGAATTAAATGATCACATGAATCGTCTGGCAAGCATGAATGCCACTTCATCCGGCTATAAGATTTTTGCCGGTGCCGGTTCCTATCATCATTTTATTCCCGAGACGGTGACCACTTTAATCGGTCGCGGTGAGTTCTCAACCGCGTACACCCCTTATCAGCCCGAAATCAGTCAAGGAACATTGCAAGCCATTTATGAATATCAAACCTATGTCACGCGCTTACTCGGAATGGATGTCGCCAATGCCTCCATGTATGACGGGGCTTCCGCGCTTGCAGAAGCACTGCTCATGGCGATTCGCATCACCAAACGACAAGCGGTCGCCATCTCCGATGCGATTCATCCCCTCTACCGGCAAGTCGTTCAAACTTATTTGGCGCCTGCTGGTTATCATATCGTGAGGCTGCCCTATCAACCGGATGGCCGAACGGATCTTTCCGCGCTAACGAATCTGTACGCCCTGGCTGCCGTTGCAATTCAGTCTCCCAACTTTTTCGGATGCATCGAGGACTTAACACAAATAGGCGTCTGTATTCATACAGACCCTCAGACCCTTTTTGTGACCGCCTTTGCCGAGCCTTTGGCATACGGCCTGATCAAAAATCCAGGTGATTCGGGCGCGGACATTGCCTGCGGGGAAGGGCAAAGCCTTGGGATTCCGCAATGCTTCGGGGGGCCTGGCCTCGGCATGTTCGCCACGAAAACGGCGAATATACGAAATTTGCCGGGAAGACTCGTCGGCAAAACAACGGACCGGAATGGACAACGCGGATTTGTTCTGACACTGGCCACTCGGGAGCAACATATTCGCCGCGAGCGGGCCACCTCCAACATTTGCTCCAATCAGGGATTATGTGCGACGGCTTCGGTCATGTACATGGCGTCTCTCGGGGGCTCCGGTATTCGCGAACTGGCGCATTTAAATTATGACAAGGCGGCGTATCTTAAAAATGCGTTCAGAAAAATCGGAGTTGGCATCGCTTTTGACAGCCCCACGTTTAATGAATTCGTGGCATTATTTCCGAGTGGCTTTGAGGCGACCTATAATGCGCTGCTTCACAAAAAAATTGTTGCCGGCATTCCGTTGAAACGATTTTATCCCGAATTGACTAATCACTATTTGTTTTGCGTCACGGAAACAAC